In Scophthalmus maximus strain ysfricsl-2021 chromosome 5, ASM2237912v1, whole genome shotgun sequence, a single window of DNA contains:
- the hes6 gene encoding transcription cofactor HES-6, with translation MAPVRSDTRGAGSAEDCDRKTRKPLVEKKRRARINESLQELRVLIADADLQSKMENAEVLEMTVRRVESILTNRAQESDAVSREACERFAAGYIQCMHDVHTFVSSCPGIDASEAAELLSHLLQSMPLNDEDRLRVLLLPDAAADYPGGSSSSSSTWSPSESAYTALVSPAPSTASSDDLCSDLDETDTEQSHVSSSEEDVPSLPSLIYPRSVWRPW, from the exons ATGGCCCCCGTGCGCAGCGACACACGCGGAGCGGGCAGCGCAGAGGACTGCGACAGGAAG ACGAGGAAGCCCCTGGtcgagaagaagagaagagctcGCATCAATGAAAGTTTACAAGAACTCAGAGTTCTCATCGCGGACGCAGAC CTGCAATCAAAGATGGAGAACGCCGAGGTGCTGGAGATGACAGTGAGACGGGTGGAGAGCATCCTGACGAACCGGGCTCAAG AGTCGGACGCCGTGAGCCGGGAGGCCTGCGAGCGGTTCGCGGCGGGCTACATCCAGTGTATGCACGACGTGCACACGTTCGTGTCCAGCTGCCCCGGGATCGACGCGTCCGAGGCCGCGGAGCTGCTGAGCCACCTCCTGCAGAGCATGCCCCTGAACGACGAGGACCGCCTccgggtgctgctgctgccggacgCCGCGGCGGACTAccccggcggcagcagcagcagcagcagcacttggTCCCCGTCTGAGAGCGCGTACACGGCCCTGGTGTCCCCAGCGCCCTCCACCGCCTCCAGCGATGACCTCTGCTCTGACCTGGACGAGACCGACACGGAGCAAAGCCACGTTTCCTCCTCGGAGGAGGATGTGCCGAGCTTGCCCTCTTTAATTTACCCCAGGTCAGTGTGGAGACCCTGGTAG
- the itm2cb gene encoding integral membrane protein 2Cb isoform X2, translating into MVKITFQPVSAQKPEKETDGVKIIVPQAHEQLVHPVRPKKLFPTGLCCLTFGLVVFMSGLVLASVYIYRYYFIPQIPEDSLFHCRVVYEDSVFAPLRGRQEIEENVGIYLDDNYEQISVPVPHFGGSDPADIIHDFQRGLTAYHDIALDKCYITELNTTLVMPPRNLWELLANVKRGTYLPQTYIIQEEMMVTGRVRNMRQLGPFIHRLCYGKETYRLRRRSQRRRIEKRETKRCHSIRHFENTFVVETVICDRI; encoded by the exons ATGGTGAAGATCACCTTCCAGCCAGTCTCGGCGCAGAAGCCCGAAAAAGAGACCGATGGAGTCAAGATCATTGTGCCCCAGGCTCAC GAGCAGCTTGTTCATCCGGTCAGGCCCAAGAAGCTGTTTCCAACAGGCCTGTGCTGCCTCACCTTTGGCCTGGTGGTTTTCATGTCAGGACTGGTGCTGGCCTCTGTCTACATCTATCGCTACTACTTCATACCTCAG ATCCCAGAGGACAGCTTGTTCCACTGTCGGGTTGTCTATGAGGACTCAGTGTTCGCTCCTCTGAGGGGCCGGCAAGAAATCGAGGAGAATGTCGGCATCTACCTTGATGACAACTACGAACAGATCAGCGTGCCTGTGCCGCACTTTGGAGGCAGCGACCCTGCCGACATCATCCATGACTTTCAGCGG gGCCTCACAGCTTACCATGACATTGCCTTGGACAAATGTTACATCACCGAGCTGAACACGACCTTGGTGATGCCTCCACGTAACCTGTGGGAGTTGCTGGCCAATGTCAAG AGAGGGACGTACCTTCCTCAGACGTACATCATCCAGGAGGAGATGATGGTGACGGGGAGGGTGAGGAACATGAGGCAGCTGGGCCCATTCATCCACAGACTCTGCTACGGCAAAGAAACCTACCGCCTCAGGCGCCGCAGCCAGCGTCGAC gtaTCGAGAAGCGCGAGACAAAGAGGTGCCACAGCATTCGTCACTTCGAGAACACGTTTGTGGTTGAGACTGTCATCTGCGACCGGATCTAG
- the itm2cb gene encoding integral membrane protein 2Cb isoform X1: protein MVKITFQPVSAQKPEKETDGVKIIVPQAHEQLVHPVRPKKLFPTGLCCLTFGLVVFMSGLVLASVYIYRYYFIPQQIPEDSLFHCRVVYEDSVFAPLRGRQEIEENVGIYLDDNYEQISVPVPHFGGSDPADIIHDFQRGLTAYHDIALDKCYITELNTTLVMPPRNLWELLANVKRGTYLPQTYIIQEEMMVTGRVRNMRQLGPFIHRLCYGKETYRLRRRSQRRRIEKRETKRCHSIRHFENTFVVETVICDRI from the exons ATGGTGAAGATCACCTTCCAGCCAGTCTCGGCGCAGAAGCCCGAAAAAGAGACCGATGGAGTCAAGATCATTGTGCCCCAGGCTCAC GAGCAGCTTGTTCATCCGGTCAGGCCCAAGAAGCTGTTTCCAACAGGCCTGTGCTGCCTCACCTTTGGCCTGGTGGTTTTCATGTCAGGACTGGTGCTGGCCTCTGTCTACATCTATCGCTACTACTTCATACCTCAG CAGATCCCAGAGGACAGCTTGTTCCACTGTCGGGTTGTCTATGAGGACTCAGTGTTCGCTCCTCTGAGGGGCCGGCAAGAAATCGAGGAGAATGTCGGCATCTACCTTGATGACAACTACGAACAGATCAGCGTGCCTGTGCCGCACTTTGGAGGCAGCGACCCTGCCGACATCATCCATGACTTTCAGCGG gGCCTCACAGCTTACCATGACATTGCCTTGGACAAATGTTACATCACCGAGCTGAACACGACCTTGGTGATGCCTCCACGTAACCTGTGGGAGTTGCTGGCCAATGTCAAG AGAGGGACGTACCTTCCTCAGACGTACATCATCCAGGAGGAGATGATGGTGACGGGGAGGGTGAGGAACATGAGGCAGCTGGGCCCATTCATCCACAGACTCTGCTACGGCAAAGAAACCTACCGCCTCAGGCGCCGCAGCCAGCGTCGAC gtaTCGAGAAGCGCGAGACAAAGAGGTGCCACAGCATTCGTCACTTCGAGAACACGTTTGTGGTTGAGACTGTCATCTGCGACCGGATCTAG
- the LOC118310604 gene encoding G-protein coupled receptor 55, producing the protein MMCGMTQEVVTKQQMQRKQKFVWYRESGRHSEHSVASLASMSDTMTSNCSFEAVDHLMRYLELVIYVPIFLFGLILNVVALLVFCLFLRKWTESTIYMTSLALMDLLLLFPLPFKMHATNHLWPANLQPLCSVLESLYFVGIYGSIYTIMCIAVDRWVAICHPFKAKQLRSPAAALGACVGVWVLVLSVISPTIHRFREGGPTDFHCFHMFSEKGWSPPVIVCLQVFGFLVPVVVVVYCSVKTIWTLKKSGQHSPQSQACVKIIYSSLSAFLVPFTPSHLGILLQFLVHQGVIQDCGTKIGISLFLQVSMCLSNITCCLDALCYYFIAHEVRSTKHTFRVSMISQRRVTFSSSEV; encoded by the exons ATGATGTGTGGCATGACACAGGAAGTGGTGACGAAACAACaaatgcagagaaaacagaagttTGTCTGGTACAGAGAGTCTGGCAGACACTCTGAACATTCAGTGGCGAGTCTGGCATCCATGAG TGACACCATGACGAGCAACTGTTCGTTTGAAGCGGTGGACCACCTGATGAGATATCTGGAGCTGGTCATCTACGTGCCAATATTCCTCTTTGGCCTGATCCTGAATGTCGTCGCGCTGCTGGTGTTCTGCCTCTTCCTGCGGAAATGGACTGAGTCCACGATCTACATGACCAGCTTGGCTCTCATggacctgctcctcctcttccctcttcccttcaAAATGCACGCAACTAATCACCTCTGGCCCGCGAACCTCCAACCCCTCTGTTCGGTCTTGGAGAGTCTGTACTTTGTTGGGATATATGGCAGCATCTACACTATCATGTGTATAGCTGTGGACCGTTGGGTGGCAATCTGTCACCCGTTCAAAGCCAAGCAGCTGCggtcacctgcagcagctctgggGGCCTGCGTGGGGGTGTGGGTGCTGGTGCTGTCAGTGATCTCTCCCACCATCCATCGCTTCAGGGAGGGCGGGCCGACAGACTTCCACTGCTTCCACATGTTTTCAGAGAAAGGCTGGAGCCCCCCGGTGATCGTCTGTCTGCAGGTGTTTGGGTTCTTGGTGcctgtggttgtggtggtgtATTGTTCGGTCAAGACCATCTGGACGCTGAAGAAATCTGGCCAGCACAGCCCCCAGAGCCAGGCCTGTGTGAAGATCATCTACAGCAGCCTGAGTGCCTTCCTGGTGCCCTTCACCCCGAGCCACCTCGGCATCCTCCTGCAGTTCCTG GTGCACCAAGGAGTAATCCAGGACTGCGGCACCAAGATCGGGATCAGCCTGTTCCTCCAGGTATCCATGTGTCTGTCCAACATCACCTGTTGTCTGGACGCTCTGTGCTACTACTTCATCGCCCACGAGGTGAGGAGCACCAAACACACCTTCAGGGTGTCAATGATCAGCCAAAGAAGAGTCACTTTCAGCAGTTCAGAGGTCTGA
- the snorc gene encoding protein SNORC produces MVRSSSSICRLILLGLLGLLIAFVHTETVAAPASTSRDDQDTMSGEPPGDVTTKGPFQDMTEQSFTSDYEDTTHSQAVDEEEGVLGPGAITAIVIAVFLGASVLLALIVITLRKFTAS; encoded by the exons ATGgttcgcagcagcagcagcatctgcagaTTGATCCTGCTGGGGCTCCTCGGCCTCTTGATAGCCTTTGTACATACAG AGACGGTCGCAGCCCCCGCCTCAACATCCAGGGACGACCAGGACACCATGTCAGGAGAGCCGCCCGGCGACGTCACCACCAAAGGGCCCTTCCAGGACATGACGGAGCAGTCGTTCACCAGCGACTACGAGGACACCACACACTCCCAGGccgtggacgaggaggaag ggGTGCTGGGGCCGGGGGCCATCACAGCCATCGTCATAGCAGTCTTCCTGGGAGCgtccgtcctcctcgccctcatCGTCATCACACTGAGAAAGTTCACCGCATCCTAG